The Thermomicrobiales bacterium genomic interval GCTCGTCGAGTATTTCGAGCGCGGTCGCATGGAGCTGGCGTCCGAAGACGGCGAGGACGAGGTCACGACCGGCCTGCTTGTCCGCGAGATGGCGACCGGCGATGTCCAGGTCGGCTATGACTCATTCGTGCGGAGCGATCCGGCGCAGGTGGCGCTGTTCCATCCCTCCACAGGCAGCATCGAATCGGTGACCTATGCAGACTTCAGCGAAGATGTTCGGTCGCGCGCGGCAGATCGTACTGAGTCCTCCGGCACTGTCATTGCCTGGCTGCTCCCCGGCGGAGACATCGAAGAGCGCACGACCCCCGAGCGTGTCAGCCTGACTCGCTACGATGACGCGACCGGCCACAACGTGCCCGGCATCTTCGACAGCTGGCTCGCGACTGCGCCGCTCGATGGTATGACGCCGCTGGAGGCACTGGGCCATCCGATCAGCGAAGCGTACTGGGTGGAGTCCGGCAAGGGCAGCGGCGGGGTTAGCCTCGTCCAGCTTTTCGAGCGCCACGTCGTTGTTTACACGCCCGGCCTGCCGGAAGGGGAGCGCTTCTCTCTGGCCCGCAGTGGTCGCCACTACTACCAGTGGCGCTACGCCAGCGCCCCGGCGGCGGCAGCGAAGCGCGAGTCGATTTCGGAGATCCTGCCGGTCGGTGAGCCGGTCGATCTATCCGTGCCGCAGGGCTATTCCGCATCGCGCCTGAGCGTGAATGCCGAGGACGTGATTGACATCGCCGAGGGGCCGGATGGGCGGCTCGCACTGCTCCGCGCCAGCGGCTCGGTTGATCTGTACGATCCGCGCCAGGCCGGCGATGCGGCGTTGCAGCCATTTGTCGAGCAGTTGGTGAATCCGGTTGCCATCACCTGGTCGGGCACATCTCTCTACGTTGTCGATGACAGCGGTGTCACCCGCTACGAGGACAGCAACGCGGATGGTCAGGTCGATCGCAGCTCGGTGCTCGTGAGCGAGGCGATGCAGCGATCGAGTGTCGCGTTGACTGCTGGTTCGGACGCGGGTGTTACGGTCGCGGGGAGGGCCGCGTCAACGGCCACGCCCGAGACCGAGGTAGACGGGCGTGATCTGCAGACCGTGGCCGAGCGCGGAGGTGTCACCTGGGTCGCGCGGCTGTCGTCGTCGTCCGGGCCGGTGCTGGTCGATCCGTCTGGTGCGATCTGGACAGTCAACGCGCAGGGGAGCCTGGTGCGGATCAATGCCGAGACTGGAGCTGAGCAGGAGCGCATGGACCTGGCGACGCTCGGCGCGGATGCCTCGGTCGTGCGGTTGCTGCTCTACCGCTCCGACGGGCTGGCCGGTGATCCAGCGACGGACCTGTTGGCCGTCGTGCGGGATGGCAGCTCGGGCGGGCGGCTCGTGCGCCTGATGCCGACGCTCAACGACGCCGCGACGCCCACGACCGGCCCGCCCGCCGGCGCGGTCGTCGAGTTCGCCTCCGGCTTCGACCGCCCCGCCGCCGTCACGGTCGGGCTGGATGGCTCGCTCTACGTGCTGGATAGCGGCCGCCACGCGATCTATCTGATCCGCCCGTCGACGTAATACTGGCTATCGGCGGTATCGAGCACGACGTGGGCGGTGGTTACGGAACAGCCAGATCGCTACCAGGCCGGTGATGAACCCGCCGATGTGCGCGAAGTAGGCGACGCCACCTGCTTGCGCAGTATCTGGCCCGACACTCGCGAACCCGCTGATGAACTGCAGCACAATCCAGAAGCCGATGACGATCAGCGCCGGCAGCGAGATGACCGTTACGAAGATGCCCAGCCAGATCAGCACCCGCACGCGTCCGTGCGGGAACAGCACCAGGTAGGCCGCCAGCACGCCGGAGATCGCGCCGCTCGCGCCGACCATCGGTTGTGTCGAGCTGGTGTCTACCAGCACCTGCAGCGCGACCGCGCCGATGCCACAGATCAGATAGAAGATGATGAAGCGAGCGTGCCCGAGGGCGTCCTCGACGTTATCGCCGAAGACCCAGAGGAACAACATGTTGCCGATGATGTGCAGCCAGCCGCCGTGGATGAACATCGAGCTGAACCCGGTGGCCCAGATCGGGAGCGAGATCGAGGGTGGGAAGTCCTCCATGTGGGCGAGCT includes:
- a CDS encoding rhomboid family intramembrane serine protease gives rise to the protein MIPIGDDNRARRRTPVVVYAIIVLNVVVFLYELSLQAQGGDSLGRFIYSWGAIPLELAHMEDFPPSISLPIWATGFSSMFIHGGWLHIIGNMLFLWVFGDNVEDALGHARFIIFYLICGIGAVALQVLVDTSSTQPMVGASGAISGVLAAYLVLFPHGRVRVLIWLGIFVTVISLPALIVIGFWIVLQFISGFASVGPDTAQAGGVAYFAHIGGFITGLVAIWLFRNHRPRRARYRR